In Phaseolus vulgaris cultivar G19833 chromosome 7, P. vulgaris v2.0, whole genome shotgun sequence, the genomic stretch AGAAGTGTTGCCACTAGCAATTGTTTTTGAGACAAGAGTAGCTTGATCAGGTATAATTCTACCAGGACGTGCTGACCGTCTTCCACTATTGTCATTCTTTGAAGTACCATGCGCTCTGAGTGTGAACTCCTGGTTCGTTAAACTTCCATTATTATCACAAGTTAACCCTTCTTCAACATGTGAGTACTGATACTCATTAATAGATTCAGAAGCATTTTTTATATTGGCAATATGTTTCTTCTCGAGCTCATCCTGAGATATAGTATCATTGTCACACTGTTCATCTAGAGAAATACCATTGTTACTTTCACTACAATGTTTTTCTCGGGAATGACTGTCATTTGACGATGATAGTTTCATTACAGTAGGAGACTTCCCATGAGAGGAACGCAACTTAACACACTCTTCTTTTTGAGCAGGCAGCATAACTTCATTAACAGAGTAACAGATATTACTAGCACTATAAATTTGTTGCAATCCCTCTCTTAGGGCTTGCAACATGGCACTTTCttcagaaaaaaatattttcctctTGTCAGGACTCACATTGACATCATATGCTCTAGTAGGAactataaaattcaaaatagcaacAGGATACTGTTTAGAGTTTGCACTCTTATACAACTCATTCACAAGTTTGCTGACTTTAGGCATATCCACAGGTCTACCATTCACACAAAAATACTGCCTATCTCCCAAATTGCGTCCGTTACCGAGTCCAGACTTGGAAAGAAAACCTTCAACCTTGCAAGAATCAGATACAGACAATGTTACAGGTTCTAAGCAGTTGAAAGTGTTCATGCCAAGCACTGTTACGATGGTATCTTTTAGGGAACCACTTCCTTGCGTCTTAAGAACCACAGATTTCACATTTTTACCAGTAGTGTTGGTGCAGACAAAACGAACACCTTTTGCTACAAGTGCATAGGCCTGAAGAAAGCAAATTATCATAAATAACCAATAACGACTAAAATTAcaggagaagaaaataaaaatataaaatttaataagttTCTCTCATGAAAAAGAATTAGCTAATGTAGAATTTCTCTCGATTATTTAGCTTTTCCAAAGCTAATTTTAATTGatgtataagttaattttagtataagggagaaaaactattttaccatcttcttttcttgccttataAGTACTTATTAATTAATCCAAACAAGCCTACATATTTTCACCTAGAGAATAGAGACTCACATTCAGCAGAGAAACCAACTTGCCATATTCCCTGCGTATGTTACGACTGAACTCTTTGCTCCGAACAGGCAAATTGGAGAACAACTTTTTTACCATAACAGTGGTTCCAATTTGCCGTGCAGTTTTCCTTTCCGTCACAAGAACACCTGAATTATTGAAAGTCAAATGCGTAGCAACAGGTTCGTTCACCGTTCTCGTTTCAACGGTCAAATCCCCCAAAGCGCAAAGTGAACTCAGCGCCTCACCTCGGAAACCAAAAGTGGTGAGAGACTGAAGATCGTGAAATTCTGCTAACTTCGATGTGTGATGCTTCAGCGcaagaaactaaaaataaaggTTAGAAATTGATACGTAAACCCTAATAACGATGTTTGCGGCGTTTTGAGTGATAAATGAATAATACCTTGAAATTGTCGGGGGAAATGCCGCAACCGTTGTCGATTACCTGAAACCACTGTTCGCCGAAGTCTCTGAGGGAGATTTCGATGCTGGTGGCACCGGCGTCCAAGCTATTTTCGACAAGTTCCTTGACGGCGGAAGAGAGGTCAAGGATAACTTGGCCGGAGCATATTCTATGGACGATGCCCTTGCCGATAGGCTTGATCATTTGAGCCTCAACTACCATTTCTGTTTCGGTGCTTCTTCAGACACTCGATTACCAAAACCACAGTTCAAATCGACGCAAAAAACCTGCGAATTTTACCGCCAAAACTGAAGCAGCAACGGCAACTAAAGCGCGCAGAAACTGGAAGCGAAATAATATGAACCCTTTTATTTCActgtacttttttttaattgaataaatgCAAACTAATTCATTACTCTTACCATTTTGATTTCAATTGTCCAGCAATTTGTGGaagcaattttttaaaaatattaagtagCTTTGTATTGTATCAGTAATATGTTTTACTAgattttaatgtaaaatattcGACCGCATATATATGGGCATATatgtgattttaaaataaaataaaataagttgatTATGAAATTCAAAAAGATGTGTTTATTATGGATAGATAGAAAATTGATCCTTCTTCCTTCAATCTAGGTATCAGAAAGTTTTATAAGAGTGAAAAAATGCTAAATAATTTTgtgatttattatttataattaatttattatataattaatttattttaactggTGAGATTGTGAAAATCATATAATTCTAAAATTTTGGCTTAATGTTTATGTAAAACTAAAATTAGATTtacataattaataaattttaatatatgataaaagtatgattttttattattttttgtcaatttttttcCACTAATTTGATAATCCTAATTTTATTAATGAGAAAATTggtaattttattaatatccATTTCCGCTGCTTAATGGCGTATCCCTTAATGGTTTGCTTTACCCgtccttttctttctcttttaccaaaattaataatttattgttgtATTGCAAAGTAAGTTATTATTCTTTAGAAAAATGTTGGTTGAACAACCGCTTATTTCATTCTTCCAATGTACAACTGCCCAGGtggcaaaaaaataaatattaaattgttgTTGTGGGGTccacaatttttcttttttaaaaggtTTAATCTTTGGTTCAAATTTTCATTAGGGTTACGATACTCTCCCTCtttcaatttcttcttcttttggtgGCTGAACTCTCCCTCtttcaatttcttcttctttttggtCCCGT encodes the following:
- the LOC137828692 gene encoding DNA mismatch repair protein PMS1; translated protein: MVVEAQMIKPIGKGIVHRICSGQVILDLSSAVKELVENSLDAGATSIEISLRDFGEQWFQVIDNGCGISPDNFKFLALKHHTSKLAEFHDLQSLTTFGFRGEALSSLCALGDLTVETRTVNEPVATHLTFNNSGVLVTERKTARQIGTTVMVKKLFSNLPVRSKEFSRNIRREYGKLVSLLNAYALVAKGVRFVCTNTTGKNVKSVVLKTQGSGSLKDTIVTVLGMNTFNCLEPVTLSVSDSCKVEGFLSKSGLGNGRNLGDRQYFCVNGRPVDMPKVSKLVNELYKSANSKQYPVAILNFIVPTRAYDVNVSPDKRKIFFSEESAMLQALREGLQQIYSASNICYSVNEVMLPAQKEECVKLRSSHGKSPTVMKLSSSNDSHSREKHCSESNNGISLDEQCDNDTISQDELEKKHIANIKNASESINEYQYSHVEEGLTCDNNGSLTNQEFTLRAHGTSKNDNSGRRSARPGRIIPDQATLVSKTIASGNTSSKYSFNHSRHVQSTLNNFVAVNKRNRDGVIRALSEVPVLRNQDPYCRLKTANTETNDLITRSSLCFDQIDEPARASEIESFKQLDPVNDDSSNRESESNMEIDLKNNTPVADRPSITPGLDMITTDVLVSNPSVHSSPVLLDSSKSSGRKICSNMQFCFQELKKRREKKLSMVQSSKFGCGKAKDKSHYSTATLELSQSQNGEEKERALAAAATELERLFKKEDFRRMKVIGQFNLGFIICKLDQDLFIVDQHAADEKFNFERLSQSTILNQQPLLRPITLELSPEEEIVASMYMDVIRKNGFTLEEDPNAQPGCRFKLKSVPFSKNTMFGIEDVKELISTLCDGDGHMECSIVGSFKLDSSDSMCPSRVRAMLASRACRSSIMVGDALGRNEMQKILEHMAELKSPWNCPHGRPTMRHLVDLAKIHRRSELTMQM